TCCACGTCCACCGTGCCAATTTCCAGCGTGCGCCAGTTGGCGGTGACTTCCGCCGGAAGCCCGCCCGCCGCCGCGACAACGCGGTCCCGCGGATCGCAGAGCGCGTTCACCACGCCAATGGCCTGTGCATAGGAGTTGGGGCGGTTGCCGGGGGCCACGTTCTGCGCCACGTAGGCATCCCATTTCTCCCGCTCGGCTTGCGCCTGACTCAGACAGCTCTCCGGGGCCGCATAGCCCGAAAGCGCCTCCCCAAGCGCGGTGAGCGCCAGTTTGGCGTCGCCCACCACGGGCAGGCTCATGTGTTTCATCGCGTCATGGCGGCCCACGTTGAGGCCGATGAGCCGGGCGTCGGGCGCGAAAGCCGTCCAGCTGCCAGTGGTGAAATCTTGCAGCCGCGTGCCGACCGCCAGCACCACGTCTGCCTCTTCGGCGATGGCATTGGCGCTGTCCGATCCCGTCACGCCGAGGGGGCCGATGTTGAGCGGATGGGTGGCCAGCATGTTGGCGCGGCCCGCGATGGTTTCCACCACGGGGATGCCATGGGCCTCGGCAAAGGCGGTCAACTCGGCCACCGCACCGGAATATTGCACGCCGCCGCCTGCGATGATCATCGGGCGTTTGGCGGCTTTCAGGAGGGCGGCGGCATCAGCGATTTCTGCCGCATCCGGGGCCTGACGTCGGATGCGGTGCACCCTGCGGGCAAAGAAGCTTTCGGGGTAATCATAGGCCCAGCCCTGCACGTCCTGCGGCAGGCCGATGAAGGCGGGGCCGCAATCGGCCGGATCCAGCATCGTCGCCAGCGCCGCCGGAAGCGACTGGATGATCTGCGCCGGATGCGTGATGCGATCCCAGTAGCGCGTCACGGCGCGGAAGGCGTCATTCACGCCGAGCGTCGGATCGCCGAAGTGTTCGAGCTGCTGCAACACGGGATCGGGCAGGCGGGTGATGAAGGTATCGCCGCAGAGCATGAGCATCGGCAGGCGGTTGGCGTGCGCCAGCGCGGACGCGGTGAGCAGGTTTGCCGTGCCGGGGCCGGCGGAGGCGGTGCAGAACATGAAGCGGCGGCGCAGGTGGTATTTTGCGTAAGCCGCTGCGGCAAAGCCCATGCTCTGCTCGTTCTGGCCCCGGTAAAGCGGCATTTCTGCCTGCACCGGGTAGAGCGCCTCGCCGAGGCAGGGCACGTTGCCATGGCCGAAAATGCCGAAACCGCCGCCGCAGATGCGGGTTTCGACGCCGTCGATCTCGATGAACTGGTTCATCAGGAAGCGCACGATGGCCTGCGCGGTGGTGAGCCGAATGGTCGGGGTCATGGAGCCTCCCTGCCCGAAAGTGGTCTGCCGCCCGGATCGGTGCGCCTGTGTGCGGGCCGTTCGAAATGGCGGTTGCGGTGTGTCGAGACTCAGGATACAAATTTTGCAACCGGTTGCAATAGTCGCGTTGAGCGGCGCTGCAACAGGGCTGCTGAAAGCGCCTGTTCAAGGGGGGATCAGTAGCTGAATTGAGCGGCAGGCGAGGGAGAGCGCGGATGCCAGAGCAGCGAAAAGAGATCGGAATCGGCCTCATCGGCGGCGGCTATATGGGCAAGGCCCATGCGGTGGCGTTTTCGGCCGTGGGGGCGGTGTTTGACACCGCGCTGCGGCCTCGGTTGGAGGTGATCGCGGCTGGCTCTCCCGAATCGGCGGAATCTTACCGGCGGGCCTTCGGCTTTGCCCGCGCCGCCACTGACTGGCAGGCGCTGGTGGCCGATCCAGCTGTGGAGGCCGTGGTGATCGCTTCCCCACAAACCACCCACCGCGCGATTGCCGAGGCCGCCTTTGCCGCTGGGAAGCCCGTGTTCTGTGAAAAGCCGCTGGGGGCCTCCATCGCCGATGCCGAGGCCATGGTGGCCGCTGCCGAAGAGGCTGGCCTGCCCAATATGATCGGTTTCAACTACGTGCGCACCCCCGCCACGCGCTTCGTGCGCGATCTGCTGGCCGAGGGCGCGATTGGCGATGTCGTCTGGTTCCGGGGCGAGCACACCGAGGATTTCCTCGCCGATGCGCAAGCCGAGGCCAACTGGCGCTGCCGGGGGCGGGCCAATGGCACGATGGGCGATCTTGCCCCCCATATGATCAACTGCGCCCGCGCGCTGATGGGCGAGATCACCACGCTCAGCGCCCAGATCGAGACCGTTCACCCAACGCGCCCCGGCGCGGATGGCCCGATGCAAGTGGACAATGACGATCAGGGCCAGATGATGGTGCGCTTTGCCAATGGCGCTTCGGGGCATCTGTTTTTCAGCCGCGTCGCCACGGGGCGCAAGATGGGCTATGCTTATGAAATCCATGGCACAAAAGGCGCGATCCGCTTTGATCAGGAGGATCAGAACGCGATCTGGCTCTACCGCGCGGAAGGGCCTGAGGCCACGCGCGGCTTCACAAAGATTCTGACGGGCCCGGCTCACCCCGATTACCTGCCATTTTGTCAGGGGCCGGGGCATGGCACCGGCTATCAGGATCAGATCATCATCGAGGCGCGGGATTTTCTGGAGGCCATTGCAACGGGTGCGCCCGTCTGGCCGACGTTCCGCGAAGGGCTCGCCGTGGCCCGTGTCATCGAAACCGCCTTCGCCTCGGCCTCTGATGGCCGCTGGCACACCGTCCCACAAGCGTGAAAGGTTCCCGCTCATGACGATCCGCATCGGCAATGCGCCCTGTTCCTGGGGTGTCGAATTCGCCAATGATCCTCGCAACCCGCCCTGGCGGCAGGTGCTGAAAGACTGTGCCGATGCCGGCTACAAAGGCATCGAACTGGGCCCCGTGGGCTATATGCCGGAGGACCCGGCGGTGCTGGCCGAAGCGCTGGCCGAGCATGATCTCACGCTGATCGGCGGCGTAGTTTTTCGTGCGTTTC
The sequence above is drawn from the Pseudoruegeria sp. SHC-113 genome and encodes:
- a CDS encoding Gfo/Idh/MocA family protein — encoded protein: MPEQRKEIGIGLIGGGYMGKAHAVAFSAVGAVFDTALRPRLEVIAAGSPESAESYRRAFGFARAATDWQALVADPAVEAVVIASPQTTHRAIAEAAFAAGKPVFCEKPLGASIADAEAMVAAAEEAGLPNMIGFNYVRTPATRFVRDLLAEGAIGDVVWFRGEHTEDFLADAQAEANWRCRGRANGTMGDLAPHMINCARALMGEITTLSAQIETVHPTRPGADGPMQVDNDDQGQMMVRFANGASGHLFFSRVATGRKMGYAYEIHGTKGAIRFDQEDQNAIWLYRAEGPEATRGFTKILTGPAHPDYLPFCQGPGHGTGYQDQIIIEARDFLEAIATGAPVWPTFREGLAVARVIETAFASASDGRWHTVPQA
- the iolD gene encoding 3D-(3,5/4)-trihydroxycyclohexane-1,2-dione acylhydrolase (decyclizing), coding for MTPTIRLTTAQAIVRFLMNQFIEIDGVETRICGGGFGIFGHGNVPCLGEALYPVQAEMPLYRGQNEQSMGFAAAAYAKYHLRRRFMFCTASAGPGTANLLTASALAHANRLPMLMLCGDTFITRLPDPVLQQLEHFGDPTLGVNDAFRAVTRYWDRITHPAQIIQSLPAALATMLDPADCGPAFIGLPQDVQGWAYDYPESFFARRVHRIRRQAPDAAEIADAAALLKAAKRPMIIAGGGVQYSGAVAELTAFAEAHGIPVVETIAGRANMLATHPLNIGPLGVTGSDSANAIAEEADVVLAVGTRLQDFTTGSWTAFAPDARLIGLNVGRHDAMKHMSLPVVGDAKLALTALGEALSGYAAPESCLSQAQAEREKWDAYVAQNVAPGNRPNSYAQAIGVVNALCDPRDRVVAAAGGLPAEVTANWRTLEIGTVDVEFGFSCMGYEIAGGWGARIAQAESEPDQDTIVFTGDGSYLLMNSDVYSSVLTGKKLIILVLDNGGFAVINKLQNNTGNESFNNLIADCPTVPEPFAVDFAAHAASMGAATETVANPAELAEAFNRAKAAEKTSVIVMNVDAYDGWTTEGHTWWEVGTPEVSESEKVREKHAEIEASRAKQRRGV